In one Parambassis ranga chromosome 6, fParRan2.1, whole genome shotgun sequence genomic region, the following are encoded:
- the LOC114437332 gene encoding cytochrome P450 2D14-like, with protein sequence MFFTVLLLFLCFFFTILHFKPQRPKNFPPGPPPLPILGNLLQLNKDNPLKDLDRLKRTYGDVYSLFIGPRPAVVINGFKAIKEAMVIKAADFAGRPQDMFLNDLSKEQAGVILEDYNHHWKEHRRFGLKMLKTFGLGKSQMEDTIYVEIQHTIDALEKSIGKTLSPDHMFHNVASNVICQIIFGTRYEYDNKLIRIIIETFAELGRVANGPWCVLYDSVPMFRKIMLPIRKAFKTSEACKDVVTCVVAEHKKRRVPGEPRHLIDCYLDELQKTKGEDPSFSEKHLVPYIIDLHFAATDTTSNTLLTGFLYLMTYPHIQEQCQQEIDQVLEGKDRASFGDRINMPYTQAVIHEVLRITKTVPLSVYHYTTKDTELMGYSIPKGTLIIENLASVMNEEGQWKFPHEFNPKNFLNDQGALVQPEAFIPFSAGPRKCLGEGLARMELFLIMVTLLRKFKFIWPEDAGEPDYIPQFGISMTPKPFRMKVELRLTK encoded by the exons atgtttttcactgtgttactgctgttcctctgctttttcttcACCATTCTTCACTTCAAACCTCAGAGACCCAAGAACTTTCCTCCAGGACCGCCACCCCTGCCCATACTGGGGAACCTTTTGCAGCTGAACAAAGACAACCCCTTGAAGGACTTGGACAGG CTGAAGAGGACTTATGGAGATGTCTacagtctgttcattggtccaagaccagctgtagtcattaatggatTCAAGGCCATAAAAGAGGCTATGGTGATAAAGGCTGCTGATTTCGCTGGACGACCCCAGGACATGTTTCTTAATGACTTGAGCAAAGAACAAG CGGGAGTGATTCTAGAGGACTATAACCATCATTGGAAGGAACATCGTCGCTTTGGTCTGAAGATGTTGAAGACATTTGGTCTGGGGAAGAGTCAAATGGAGGACACAATTTATGTTGAGATCCAACACACTATTGATGCACTGGAAAAGAGCATTG GCAAAACCCTGAGTCCTGATCATATGTTTCACAACGTGGCCTCTAATGTTATCTGCCAGATTATTTTTGGTACACGCTATGAATATGACAACAAGCTCATCAGAATCATCATTGAAACTTTTGCTGAGTTGGGCAGGGTAGCCAATGGACCATGGTGTGTG CTATATGACTCTGTTCCCATGTTTAGAAAAATAATGCTGCCCATCAGAAAGGCCTTTAAGACTTCAGAG GCCTGTAAGGATGTTGTTACTTGTGTGGTGGCTGAGCACAAGAAGAGAAGAGTCCCTGGAGAACCACGGCACCTAATTGACTGCTATCTGGATGAGCTGCAAAAG ACAAAAGGCGAGGATCCTTCATTTTCAGAAAAACACCTAGTTCCTTACATTATTGATCTTCACTTTGCTGCGACTGACACCACCTCAAACACTCTGCTTACTGGCTTTCTTTACCTTATGACCTACCCACACATACAAG AGCAATGTCAGCAAGAGATAGACCAGGTGTTGGAAGGGAAGGATCGGGCCAGCTTTGGCGACAGAATCAACATGCCTTACACACAG GCTGTGATCCATGAAGTGCTGAGGATTACCAAAACAGTCCCTCTCAGTGTGTATCATTACACAACTAAAGACACAGAGCTCATGGGATATTCCATTCCAAAG GGTACGTTGATCATTGAGAACCTGGCATCAGTGATGAACGAGGAAGGACAGTGGAAGTTTCCACATGAATTCAACCCTAAAAACTTCCTTAATGATCAGGGAGCGCTGGTTCAGCCAGAGGCCTTCATACCTTTTTCTGCAG gTCCTCGAAAGTGTCTTGGAGAGGGTCTGGCTCGTATGGAGCTCTTTCTCATTATGGTGACTTTGCTGAGGAAGTTTAAGTTCATCTGGCCCGAGGATGCAGGAGAGCCAGACTACATACCACAGTTTGGAATTAGTATGACTCCTAAACCTTTTCGCATGAAGGTTGAACTCAGATTAACAAAATGA
- the pllp gene encoding plasmolipin isoform X2 → MADFPSKVTTETSSPQTQSSQQGGNSLQGLAADVAATMNMSFLRSIKAILMIVEILLGLLHWALIASTPYTVAPAYGWVLFVAITLWLLTTILFFMHLCDTLSKVPAVPWPLTVMAYNGIATILYVTAFLANAVSVHSYFWYYGHLAAAAVRCLTPLTLTYKGLVKYARNCVS, encoded by the exons ATGGCAGACTTTCCATCTAAGGTCACCACAGAGACCAGCTCCCCCCAAACACAAAGCTCCCAGCAGGGGGGGAACAGTCTTCAAGGGCTGGCTGCGGATGTCGCCGCCACGATGAACATGTCCTTTCTCCGAAGCATCAAAGCCATCCTCATGATTGTTGAAATA CTTCTGGGCCTACTCCACTGGGCACTGATTGCCAGTACCCCCTACACAGTGGCACCAGCATATGGCTGGGTGTTGTTTGTGGCCATCACTCTGTGGCTCCTCACCACCATCCTCTTCTTCATGCACCTGTGTGACACACTAAGTAAAGTGCCTGCTGTCCCCTGGCCCCTGACG GTGATGGCGTATAATGGGATAGCCACAATCCTGTATGTCACTGCCTTTCTAGCCAATGCAGTATCTGTACACAGTTACTTTTGGTACTATGGACAtctggcagctgctgctgtaagaTGCCTGACACCACTCACACTCACTTACAAAGGACTTGTTAAATATGCAAGAAACTGTGTATCCTGA
- the pllp gene encoding plasmolipin isoform X1, with the protein MADFPSKVTTETSSPQTQSSQQGGNSLQGLAADVAATMNMSFLRSIKAILMIVEILLGLLHWALIASTPYTVAPAYGWVLFVAITLWLLTTILFFMHLCDTLSKVPAVPWPLTVMAYNGIATILYVTAFLANAVSVHSYFWYYGHLAAAAFFGAVVTVAYGASAFFSYLEWKGDGGNAATSTVPT; encoded by the exons ATGGCAGACTTTCCATCTAAGGTCACCACAGAGACCAGCTCCCCCCAAACACAAAGCTCCCAGCAGGGGGGGAACAGTCTTCAAGGGCTGGCTGCGGATGTCGCCGCCACGATGAACATGTCCTTTCTCCGAAGCATCAAAGCCATCCTCATGATTGTTGAAATA CTTCTGGGCCTACTCCACTGGGCACTGATTGCCAGTACCCCCTACACAGTGGCACCAGCATATGGCTGGGTGTTGTTTGTGGCCATCACTCTGTGGCTCCTCACCACCATCCTCTTCTTCATGCACCTGTGTGACACACTAAGTAAAGTGCCTGCTGTCCCCTGGCCCCTGACG GTGATGGCGTATAATGGGATAGCCACAATCCTGTATGTCACTGCCTTTCTAGCCAATGCAGTATCTGTACACAGTTACTTTTGGTACTATGGACAtctggcagctgctgct TTCTTTGGTGCCGTGGTGACTGTGGCATATGGTGCCAGCGCTTTCTTCTCCTATTTAGAGTGGAAGGGAGATGGAGGAAATGCAGCCACCAGCACAGTGCCAACCTAA
- the arl2bp gene encoding ADP-ribosylation factor-like protein 2-binding protein yields MALQERDVQSCPENFVEIVETDEDDFAISSYSPEVTAFDSVIDCISTIVIDSGFQQLQQSFMQKYYLEFEDSDENKLSYTLIFHEYVELLEKYLEEQLMEKIPGFNMDNFLDTLMQRKDEVPEDIVELLLSFTDFMAFKEMFLNFRAGQDLDLDLHLEQALKVTSLTPARQRP; encoded by the exons ATGGCTTTACAGGAACGGG ATGTCCAGAGCTGTCCAGAGAACTTCGTTGAAATCGTtgaaacagatgaagacgacTTTGCTATTTCCAG cTACTCGCCCGAAGTCACGGCCTTCGATTCTGTTATTGACTGTATATCGACCATCGTCATTG ACAGTGGGttccagcagcttcagcagagtTTCATGCAGAAGTACTACCTAGAATTTGAGGACTCTGATGAGAACAAGCTCAGCTACACCCTGATCTTTCATGAATAT GTTGAGCTGTTGGAGAAATACCTGGAGGAGCAGTTGATGGAGAAGATCCCCGGCTTCAATATGGACAACTTCTTAGATACACTCAT gcagcgCAAAGACGAGGTCCCAGAAGACATTGTTGAACTTTTGCTGTCATTCACTGACTTTATGGCCTTCAAAGAGATGTTCCTGAACTTCAGAGCT GGTCAAGATTTGGACCTGGACCTGCACCTGGAACAAGCATTGAAGGTCACATCTCTAACCCCAGCACGTCAACGACCCTGA
- the rspry1 gene encoding RING finger and SPRY domain-containing protein 1 yields MIVAAWITFCACRSLARVLLFFSSSNTLPPLWETLVSVVSSPGTMGNSCVCREDSDLEDHHHGSTRATRGQGRRVDHGTSVGVDAGEARSSRPRDPVRPPRRGRGPHEPRRKKQNVDGLVLDTLAVIRTLVDNDQEPPYSMITLHEMAETDDGWLEVVQSLIRVIPLDDPLGPAVITLLLDECPLPTKDALQKLSDILSLSAAVAQQDALNPAKHRNTTAVLGCLAEKLAGPASIGLLSPGTLEYLLESLSAEAHPTVMLFALIALEKFSQTSENKLTVSESSISNRLAVLESWAEHPDYLKRQVGFCSQWSLDNLFLKEGRQFTYEKVNLTNINAMLNSNDVSEYLKISPTGLEARCDASSFESVRCTFCVDSGVWYYEVTVITSGVMQIGWATKDSKFLNHEGYGIGDDEYSCAYDGCRQLIWYNARSKPHSHPCWKEGDAIGFLLDLSKKQMIFYLNGHQLPPEKQVFSSATSGFFAAASFMSYQQCEFNFGAKPFRHPPSVKFSTFNDFASLLPSEKIILPRHRRLALLKQVSIRDNCCTLCCDVMADTELRPCGHGGMCMECALQLETCPLCRQDIQTRVRLIAHVS; encoded by the exons ATGATAGTAGCCGCCTGGATCACTTTCTGTGCCTGCAGGAGCCTCGCACGGGTTctgctcttcttttcttcctcaaacacccttcctcctctctgggaGACCCTTGTCAGTGTGGTCTCTAGCCCTGGTACAATGGGTAACAGTTGTGTGTGCCGAGAGGATAGTGACTTGGAGGACCATCATCATGGGTCAACAAGGGCGACTCGAGGGCAAGGAAGACGAGTAGATCATGGTACATCTGTAGGCGTCGATGCAGGAGAGGCTCGGAGCAGTCGACCTAGGGATCCGGTGAGGCCACCACGCCGGGGGCGAGGGCCCCATGAACCTAGAAGGAAGAAGCAGAATGTGGATGGCCTTGTGCTGGATACATTGGCTGTCATCAGGACACTTGTAGACAA tgacCAAGAACCCCCTTACTCCATGATCACTTTGCATGAGATGGCAGAGACAG ATGACGGTTGGCTGGAGGTTGTCCAGTCTCTGATACGAGTGATCCCATTGGATGATCCTCTTGGTCCTGCAGTGATCACCCTTCTACTGGATGAGTGTCCTCTCCCCACCAAG gaTGCTCTCCAGAAACTTTCTGACATACTAAGTCTGAGTGCGGCTGTTGCACAACAAGATGCTCTGAACCCTgctaaacacagaaacaccacagCAGTCCTGGGATGCCTGGCAGAGAAATTAGCTG GACCAGCCAGTATTGGATTGTTGAGCCCAGGAACCCTTGAGTACCTTCTGGAGAGCCTG AGTGCTGAGGCACACCCTACTGTCATGCTGTTTGCTCTCATTGCTCTGGAGAAGTTTTCCCAGACCA GTGAGAACAAACTGACAGTGTCTGAGTCTTCTATCAGCAATCGACTTGCTGTCCTGGAGTCTTGGGCAGAACATCCAGACTACCTAAAGAGGCAGGTTGGATTTTGCTCACAGTGGAGCCTTGACAATCTGT TCCTAAAGGAGGGTCGTCAGTTCACTTATGAGAAAGTCAACCTCACCAACATCAATGCCATGCTCAACAGCAACGATGTCAGCGAGTACCTCAAGATCTCACCTACTGGACTGGag gctcGATGTGATGCCTCGTCCTTTGAGAGTGTGCGTTGTACATTCTGTGTGGACTCGGGTGTTTGGTACTATGAGGTGACAGTCATTACATCAGGTGTGATGCAAATTGGATGGGCCACGAAGGATAGCAAGTTCCTAAATCAT gaggGTTATGGGATAGGAGATGATGAGTACTCATGTGCGTATGATGGCTGCAGGCAGCTCATCTGGTACAACGCTCGCAGTAAACCTCATTCTCACCCCTGCTGGAAGGAGG GAGATGCCATCGGCTTTCTGTTAGACCTCAGCAAGAAGCAGATGATCTTTTATTTGAACGGACATCAGCTGCCGCCAGAGAAACAGGTGTTCTCATCAGCCAC GTCTGGTTTCTTTGCAGCAGCCAGCTTCATGTCCTACCAACAGTGTGAGTTTAATTTTGGGGCCAAGCCTTTCCGTCACCCACCCTCTGTCAAATTCAGCACCTTCAATGACTTTGCTTCATTGCTGCCGAGTGAAAAGATCATCCTCCCAAG ACACCGGCGTCTGGCCTTACTGAAGCAGGTTAGCATCCGAGACAACTGCTGCACGTTATGTTGTGACGTCATGGCTGACACAGAACTGCGGCCCTGTGGACACGG TGGTATGTGTATGGAGTGTGCCTTACAGTTAGAGACGTGCCCCCTGTGCCGCCAAGACATCCAGACCCGCGTCAGACTCATTGCACATGTCTCCTGA